Proteins found in one Brachyspira murdochii DSM 12563 genomic segment:
- a CDS encoding TlyA family RNA methyltransferase, whose product MRLDEYVYKEGYTESRSKAQDIILAGCVFVNGVKVTAKAQKIKDTDNIEVIQNIKYVSRAGDKLEKAFSVFDISVENKICLDIGASTGGFTDCLLRYGAKKVYALDVGHNQLVYKLRSDSRVVSIEDFNAKDIKREMFNDEIPSVVVSDVSFISVSKIAPVIFKELNDLEFWVSLIKPQFEAERGDVSKGGIIKDDILRDKIVNNAIDRITNSGFKEIDRTVSPIKGSKGNIEYLAHFVI is encoded by the coding sequence ATGAGATTAGATGAATATGTTTATAAAGAGGGATACACAGAAAGCAGGTCTAAAGCACAGGATATAATACTTGCTGGCTGTGTATTTGTAAACGGAGTAAAGGTAACTGCTAAGGCTCAAAAAATAAAAGATACAGATAATATAGAAGTAATTCAAAATATAAAATATGTATCTAGGGCTGGTGATAAACTTGAAAAGGCGTTTTCTGTATTTGATATATCAGTAGAAAATAAAATATGTTTAGATATTGGTGCATCTACTGGAGGTTTTACAGATTGTTTACTCCGTTATGGGGCTAAAAAAGTTTATGCTTTAGATGTTGGGCATAATCAGCTCGTTTATAAACTTCGTTCTGACAGTAGGGTAGTTTCTATAGAAGATTTTAATGCTAAAGATATTAAAAGAGAAATGTTTAATGATGAAATACCTTCTGTTGTGGTAAGCGATGTTTCTTTTATATCAGTTTCTAAAATAGCACCTGTAATATTTAAAGAATTAAATGATTTAGAGTTTTGGGTTAGTTTAATAAAACCGCAGTTTGAAGCAGAACGCGGAGATGTATCAAAAGGCGGCATTATTAAAGACGATATTTTAAGAGATAAAATAGTCAATAATGCTATTGATAGGATTACTAACTCCGGATTTAAAGAGATAGACAGAACAGTATCCCCTATAAAAGGTTCTAAAGGTAATATAGAATATTTGGCACATTTTGTTATTTAA
- a CDS encoding DUF3536 domain-containing protein — protein MRYLILHGHFYQPPRENPFLGEIQKEASAAPAHDWNERITNECYSPNAYSRILDGYGRITDMSNNYEYISFNFGPTLIDYIAKTREDLLKRILEADKKSIARLGYGNAIAQVYNHIILPLAKKEDMRVQIKWGLYNFEKYFGRKSSGMWLSETAINLDVVDALYDCGVKFTILSPYQAHYVKNITTIDVSGAKIDTSKPYWLYGHNGKRVAVFFYDHYVSQAIAFEHLLTSSDKLAERIRNAYGERRLVNIATDGETYGHHEPFADMCLARYFKENVYYDNITPTNYEHYLSMYPPTEEVILHEGTGRRGTSWSCSHGVERWRSNCGCGGWEGLDLSWRGPLRDAFDILRKMQDKLFAEFLDFTDETRNSLREEYVRAIYNDLDAKDLYEICSKYISFKEFVFLMESYKYSLFSYTSCGWFFEDVSRLEPIKNMQYAEQSFHYARLLVKDKSVSFVNDAHKEFLKTLEKSISNKPEHHNARYFYEKEAKVDVFTKLYVINYFIFNLAASEYRDININIFKHEIKSTKIEKNYVEGILIDNIAADIYFKVHMIKENHEFKNQIQISEVYDNLDKATIYTMYLKDLTSDIRDKLADSLFEEDIKKLDTLMHQIYPEYRKLFTYFNLNSITPDYDYRRIMGAMASPILREKITERGRDAYDEVSENLKDARNAGIFISNSGISSLIGDNIKTALNELYNTGNPFITYDLLRDIKFLSNNDMPIDRNTFENIFYKILQKYKNGDIKFERDEEKKSFKELGYWLNFNMDNI, from the coding sequence ATGAGATATTTAATACTGCACGGACACTTCTATCAGCCGCCTAGAGAAAATCCTTTTCTTGGGGAAATACAGAAGGAAGCAAGTGCAGCTCCAGCTCATGATTGGAATGAAAGAATAACAAATGAATGCTACAGTCCTAATGCATACTCAAGAATATTAGACGGATACGGCAGAATAACTGACATGTCTAATAACTACGAATATATTAGTTTTAACTTCGGACCTACACTTATTGATTATATAGCAAAAACAAGAGAAGATCTGTTAAAACGAATATTAGAAGCTGATAAAAAAAGTATAGCAAGACTAGGATACGGCAACGCTATTGCTCAGGTATACAATCATATAATACTTCCATTAGCAAAAAAAGAAGATATGAGAGTGCAGATAAAATGGGGACTATATAATTTTGAAAAATATTTCGGAAGAAAATCCAGCGGTATGTGGCTTTCAGAAACTGCTATCAATTTGGATGTAGTTGATGCTTTATATGACTGCGGAGTTAAGTTTACAATACTATCTCCTTATCAGGCACATTATGTAAAAAATATAACCACTATAGATGTTTCAGGTGCCAAAATTGACACATCAAAACCTTATTGGCTTTACGGACATAATGGAAAAAGAGTTGCTGTATTTTTCTATGATCATTATGTATCTCAAGCTATAGCATTTGAACATTTACTCACCTCTTCAGATAAACTCGCAGAGAGAATAAGAAATGCATACGGAGAAAGAAGACTTGTTAATATAGCAACTGACGGTGAAACATACGGACACCATGAGCCGTTTGCCGACATGTGTTTAGCAAGATATTTTAAAGAAAATGTATACTATGATAATATTACCCCTACTAATTATGAACATTATTTAAGTATGTATCCTCCTACAGAAGAGGTTATACTCCATGAAGGCACAGGGAGAAGAGGTACATCTTGGAGCTGTTCACATGGTGTTGAAAGGTGGAGAAGCAACTGCGGCTGCGGAGGCTGGGAAGGGCTTGATTTATCTTGGAGAGGTCCTTTGCGTGATGCTTTCGATATATTAAGAAAAATGCAGGATAAATTATTCGCTGAATTTTTAGACTTTACTGATGAAACTAGAAACTCTTTAAGAGAAGAATATGTGCGTGCCATATATAATGATTTGGATGCAAAAGATTTATACGAAATATGCAGTAAATATATATCATTCAAAGAGTTTGTATTCTTAATGGAATCTTATAAATACTCACTATTCTCATATACTTCATGCGGCTGGTTCTTTGAAGATGTATCAAGACTTGAACCTATAAAAAATATGCAGTACGCTGAGCAGTCTTTCCATTATGCAAGATTATTAGTAAAAGATAAAAGTGTTTCTTTTGTAAATGATGCTCATAAAGAGTTTTTAAAAACATTAGAAAAATCTATAAGCAATAAGCCAGAACATCATAATGCAAGATATTTTTATGAAAAAGAAGCTAAGGTTGATGTATTTACTAAACTTTATGTTATAAACTATTTTATCTTTAATCTTGCTGCTTCTGAATACCGAGATATTAATATAAATATTTTCAAACATGAAATAAAATCAACTAAAATAGAAAAAAATTATGTAGAAGGTATATTAATAGATAATATAGCAGCTGATATATATTTCAAAGTTCATATGATTAAAGAAAACCATGAGTTTAAAAATCAAATTCAAATATCGGAAGTTTATGATAATTTAGATAAAGCTACAATTTACACAATGTATTTGAAAGATCTAACATCAGATATAAGAGATAAATTAGCAGATAGTTTATTTGAAGAGGATATCAAAAAACTAGATACTTTAATGCATCAAATATACCCAGAATACAGAAAACTATTTACATATTTTAATTTAAATAGTATAACCCCAGACTATGACTATAGAAGAATAATGGGAGCTATGGCTTCTCCTATACTTAGAGAAAAAATTACAGAAAGAGGACGCGATGCATACGATGAAGTTTCTGAAAATTTGAAAGATGCTAGAAATGCCGGAATATTTATATCAAATAGCGGTATATCAAGTTTAATAGGTGATAATATAAAAACAGCATTAAATGAATTATATAACACTGGAAATCCGTTTATAACTTATGATCTTCTAAGAGATATAAAATTTCTATCAAATAATGATATGCCTATAGACAGAAACACATTTGAAAATATTTTTTATAAAATACTGCAGAAATATAAAAACGGAGATATAAAATTTGAAAGAGATGAAGAGAAAAAATCATTTAAAGAGCTCGGATATTGGCTTAACTTTAATATGGATAATATATAA
- a CDS encoding cyclic nucleotide-binding domain-containing protein: MLNYNTIKFNKSATIFIEGQEPKYTFFIIKKGSVIVYSYFADNYTIEYKEGEIIGLFNAVLNEPYFSTVKALEDVEVIEMNINEIEKIDNVSLINKIYDYLLINIERWLNRYYYFLNKENNPYYNSHRNRMSNINIIEMCKIYSKNGFKDAAYKLYKKYAELYPNNDDKIKELNNLFGNIKPIEEAENIEDNIYKYKKGTCIYTELQASDYLYVIKYGQIGVYNIFDNKQVTRRVLSTNDVLNGYSPLSKNKLLLTTAIVLHDSIVELIKKEDAVNLVQSDRNLRLYFVKVMSMRIYGTISRIRAFKANNIVSKFVIIIEALIKNELLFKSVSRISFQYNINDICSMIGIEYRPNIEDDLKKIKALNILDGGYLVVNNVDEFYKEYDIYKQRNSYKIENNN, translated from the coding sequence ATGTTAAATTATAATACTATTAAATTCAATAAATCAGCTACTATTTTTATAGAAGGTCAGGAACCTAAATATACATTCTTTATAATAAAGAAAGGAAGTGTTATTGTATACAGTTATTTTGCTGATAATTATACTATAGAGTATAAAGAAGGAGAAATTATAGGATTATTTAATGCTGTTTTAAATGAACCTTATTTTTCAACAGTTAAAGCTTTAGAAGATGTAGAAGTAATAGAAATGAATATCAATGAAATAGAAAAAATCGATAATGTAAGTCTTATTAATAAGATATATGATTATCTTTTAATTAATATAGAAAGATGGCTCAACAGGTATTATTATTTTCTAAATAAAGAAAACAATCCATATTACAACAGTCACAGAAATAGAATGAGTAATATCAATATAATAGAAATGTGTAAAATATATTCTAAAAATGGATTTAAAGATGCTGCCTATAAACTATATAAAAAATACGCTGAATTATATCCAAATAACGATGATAAAATAAAAGAACTTAACAATCTATTTGGTAATATAAAACCTATAGAAGAAGCAGAAAATATTGAAGACAATATATACAAATATAAGAAAGGAACTTGTATTTATACAGAACTTCAGGCGAGTGATTATCTATATGTTATAAAGTACGGACAGATTGGAGTGTATAATATATTTGATAATAAACAAGTTACAAGAAGAGTACTCTCTACAAATGATGTTCTTAACGGATATTCGCCGCTTTCAAAAAATAAATTACTTTTAACAACAGCAATAGTGCTTCATGACTCAATAGTAGAATTAATAAAAAAAGAAGATGCGGTTAATTTGGTACAGTCAGACAGAAATCTCAGATTATATTTTGTAAAAGTAATGAGCATGAGAATATACGGTACAATATCAAGAATAAGGGCATTTAAAGCGAATAATATAGTAAGTAAATTTGTAATTATTATAGAAGCATTAATAAAAAATGAATTATTATTTAAAAGCGTAAGCAGAATAAGTTTTCAATATAATATAAATGATATATGTTCTATGATAGGTATAGAATACAGACCAAATATAGAAGATGATTTGAAAAAAATAAAGGCATTAAATATACTAGACGGCGGTTATTTAGTAGTTAATAATGTAGATGAGTTTTATAAAGAATATGATATATACAAACAAAGAAACTCATATAAAATAGAAAATAATAATTAA
- a CDS encoding DUF4836 family protein: protein MKRVVLAALFLLIFSTFIYAVDKKYIPNNADSVFSLNADTLAQKSEINLQDLLNKWFMQKYADRYLEYRDDEFVAEVMTNRLNDYIDFSKTARVVFFNGYQQMSIMLDVKDITELDKLMIKMSSQEDKLVSIADNAAYRYLALDEYNLISWNNEVFTISLKLKDNYWYNEELNKDDITNIANYIFINNTPLDNETFLSLENETNDASVWANLSVLADDTSDFARFLFGRSYDGIPRDSYKDAILTSKVNFNNGEANIMVDSYTPNYPYDASLLKKQLADNIYSFANGENNYGFLSLAFNSKELANHMRNIMVDINNLPFEEELKILEEYGIDAYKFIELLGGDIFVSVWDNPDNNTDPNILASVSITDASSVEIILDALSEDSADDIYTIGGYLCYIKDSILYISSNSDIIDSIINGELPASSISSDKLDLAKNNTMSLYLEFDPNLSLYGVGDDYTEAFESIYFTSNILESNHTQMILKINTRDKERNSLYIIKSFFGLE, encoded by the coding sequence ATGAAGAGAGTAGTATTAGCGGCATTATTTTTATTGATATTTAGCACATTTATATATGCTGTAGATAAAAAATATATACCTAACAATGCTGACAGCGTTTTTTCCTTAAATGCAGATACATTGGCACAAAAATCTGAAATTAATTTGCAGGATCTTTTAAATAAATGGTTTATGCAGAAATATGCTGACAGATATTTAGAATACAGAGATGATGAGTTTGTAGCTGAGGTTATGACTAATAGATTAAATGATTATATTGACTTTTCTAAAACAGCAAGAGTGGTTTTCTTCAATGGATATCAGCAAATGTCTATAATGCTTGATGTAAAAGATATTACTGAGCTTGATAAATTGATGATTAAAATGTCTAGCCAAGAAGATAAACTTGTTTCTATAGCTGACAATGCTGCATACAGATATTTAGCTTTAGATGAATATAATTTAATATCTTGGAACAATGAAGTATTTACAATTAGTTTGAAATTAAAAGATAATTATTGGTATAATGAAGAATTAAATAAAGATGATATAACAAATATAGCTAATTATATATTTATTAATAACACACCTTTGGATAATGAAACTTTTTTATCATTAGAAAATGAAACTAATGATGCTTCTGTTTGGGCTAATTTATCAGTATTAGCTGATGATACTTCTGATTTTGCTAGATTCTTATTTGGAAGAAGTTATGACGGCATACCAAGAGATAGTTATAAAGATGCAATTCTCACTTCAAAAGTTAATTTTAATAATGGCGAAGCAAATATAATGGTTGATAGCTATACCCCTAATTATCCTTATGATGCCTCTCTTTTAAAAAAACAATTAGCTGATAATATATACAGTTTTGCTAATGGTGAAAATAATTACGGCTTTCTTTCTTTGGCATTCAACAGTAAGGAGCTTGCAAATCATATGAGAAATATTATGGTAGATATAAATAATCTTCCATTTGAAGAAGAATTAAAAATTTTGGAAGAATATGGCATTGATGCTTATAAGTTTATAGAACTTTTAGGAGGAGATATATTTGTGTCTGTATGGGATAACCCTGATAATAATACAGACCCTAATATACTTGCTTCTGTTTCTATAACCGATGCAAGTTCTGTTGAAATAATACTTGATGCTTTATCAGAAGATTCTGCTGATGATATTTATACTATTGGCGGATATTTATGTTATATAAAAGATTCTATATTATATATTTCAAGCAATTCTGATATTATAGATTCTATTATTAATGGAGAGCTTCCAGCTTCATCAATATCTTCTGATAAACTTGATTTGGCAAAAAATAATACTATGTCTTTATATTTAGAGTTTGATCCTAATTTATCCTTGTATGGAGTAGGTGATGACTATACAGAGGCATTTGAATCTATTTATTTTACTTCTAATATATTAGAAAGTAATCATACTCAAATGATATTAAAAATTAATACAAGAGATAAAGAAAGAAATTCACTTTATATAATAAAATCTTTTTTTGGACTAGAATAA
- a CDS encoding SoxR reducing system RseC family protein, which produces MRREFALVLETYNNNVAKVELQRSASCDGCTMCSKGKPIVLRAFNNINAGKGDSVVIEVEELKKGTNFFVYVIPLICLIAGYFIGAYITKLANIEHDLGPIFSFVIFFVYVIFGILRLKKDNKIIANIICRNDVIENYSK; this is translated from the coding sequence ATGAGAAGAGAATTTGCTTTGGTATTAGAAACTTATAATAATAATGTAGCTAAAGTTGAACTTCAAAGAAGTGCAAGCTGCGATGGATGCACTATGTGTTCTAAGGGTAAGCCTATTGTCCTTAGGGCTTTTAATAATATAAATGCTGGTAAGGGAGACAGTGTAGTTATAGAAGTAGAAGAATTAAAAAAAGGAACTAATTTTTTTGTTTATGTTATTCCTCTTATATGTCTTATAGCAGGGTATTTTATAGGAGCATATATAACAAAATTGGCAAATATAGAACATGATTTAGGACCTATATTTTCTTTTGTTATATTTTTTGTATATGTTATTTTTGGTATATTAAGATTAAAAAAAGACAATAAAATAATAGCTAATATTATTTGCAGGAATGACGTTATTGAAAACTATAGCAAATAA
- a CDS encoding SAM-dependent methyltransferase produces the protein MKKVQDFYFKKAKEENYKARSVFKLEEAQNKFKFIKSSDTVLDVGCSPGSFSQYMLNKILKTGSVVGVDILPNSFAHQRFTFMLGDIKDMDASSFNNTLFDVVVSDAMPNTTSDRETNHFRSVSLCRAIFNLAKDVLKENGHFFIKVFDGKDLQMFKKELSGYFESVNVFKPKSSRDESREVFLFCKNFKKII, from the coding sequence ATGAAAAAGGTACAGGATTTTTATTTTAAAAAGGCTAAAGAAGAAAACTATAAGGCAAGAAGTGTTTTCAAATTGGAGGAGGCACAAAATAAATTTAAGTTTATAAAATCATCAGATACAGTTCTTGATGTAGGCTGTTCTCCGGGGTCTTTTAGTCAGTATATGCTTAATAAGATACTAAAAACAGGCTCTGTTGTAGGTGTTGATATACTTCCTAATTCATTTGCTCATCAGAGATTTACTTTTATGCTAGGCGATATAAAAGATATGGACGCTTCAAGTTTTAATAATACATTATTTGATGTTGTTGTAAGCGATGCTATGCCGAATACTACTTCGGACAGAGAAACTAATCATTTCAGGTCGGTTTCTTTATGCAGGGCTATATTTAATTTGGCTAAAGATGTATTAAAGGAGAATGGACATTTTTTTATAAAAGTTTTTGATGGTAAAGATTTGCAGATGTTCAAAAAAGAGCTTAGCGGATATTTTGAGAGTGTAAATGTATTTAAACCTAAAAGTTCGAGAGATGAGAGCAGGGAAGTGTTTTTGTTTTGCAAAAATTTTAAAAAGATTATTTAA
- a CDS encoding calcium-translocating P-type ATPase, PMCA-type, whose protein sequence is MNGFLGSKDDILKTLNVDPKIGLNEEGRKASFEKYGANSFTKEKGTTLLQKILESLKEPMILMLIFAGIIAIGVNTVAYFNGGHADFLECLGIFLAISLSITITIVMEGKSAKAFEALNSINEDIRVKVIRDGNIEIINQKDLLVGDIAFIETGNKLPADGRLLESVSLNIDESALTGESEPVEKDAEAILTDEKTPVAERINMAYSGSFVTTGNGKMVVTSVGDATEFGKIARELSKTKKTSTPLQEKLAQLGKRIAMFGITAALIVFIIQVVNFVRTGNANFTTISEAFITSIVLIVASVPEGLPTIVAVSLSINIIKMARQNALVKKMVACETIGSVNVICSDKTGTLTENKMTLNKLFANGEYIEPENIKNEKIIKNFAINSTADVDYKDNQAKFLGNPTECALLVAASKSGFNYKEIREKSKTIYEYPFSSDTKNMTTVAKIDNETIVFTKGSPEKIMAMCSIGEEEKKGIESAIEKFQNEAKRVIAFAHKIVDDNVENVREKLESNMIYDGFVAISDPVRKEVYDAVEQCRSAGINIKMLTGDNIVTATAIARELKILNENSIVLEAKDIDAMDDNTLKQNLSKISVIARSTPTVKMRVVNAIKEMGNVVAVTGDGINDAPAIKNADVGVAMGITGTEVSKEASDIVLLDDSFATIVKAVQWGRGIYDNFQRFIQFQLTVNLASVVVVLISTLTGLKSPFSAIQLLWINIIMDGPPAIALGLEPIRDNLMKRMPTKRNASIVTKKMIFKIVFSAAVMITLFMLQSKLNILNVAEAEQSTVLFAMFVMFQIFNSFNSRELGFDSVFKYFLNNKLMLLSMGITFVLQILATQYAGAFFNTVPLSFNTWLKIIGISLVVIIAAEVLKIFIRLFKR, encoded by the coding sequence ATGAACGGTTTTTTAGGAAGTAAAGATGATATTCTTAAAACCCTTAATGTTGATCCTAAAATCGGATTAAATGAAGAGGGCAGAAAGGCTAGTTTTGAAAAGTATGGTGCTAATAGCTTTACAAAAGAAAAAGGTACTACATTACTGCAGAAAATATTAGAATCATTAAAAGAGCCTATGATATTAATGCTTATATTTGCTGGCATTATAGCAATAGGCGTAAATACTGTTGCCTACTTTAATGGAGGACATGCTGACTTTTTGGAATGCTTAGGTATATTTTTAGCTATAAGTTTGTCTATCACTATTACTATAGTTATGGAAGGTAAAAGTGCCAAAGCATTTGAGGCATTAAATAGTATTAATGAAGATATTAGAGTAAAGGTTATAAGAGACGGAAATATAGAAATAATCAATCAGAAAGATTTGCTTGTAGGTGATATTGCTTTTATAGAGACTGGAAATAAACTTCCGGCTGACGGCAGATTATTAGAAAGCGTATCTTTAAATATTGATGAATCTGCTTTAACAGGAGAAAGCGAACCAGTAGAAAAAGATGCAGAAGCTATACTCACAGATGAAAAAACTCCAGTAGCTGAAAGAATAAATATGGCTTATTCCGGATCATTTGTTACTACAGGTAATGGTAAAATGGTAGTTACTTCTGTAGGCGATGCAACTGAATTTGGTAAAATAGCAAGAGAGCTTTCAAAAACAAAGAAAACATCTACACCTTTGCAGGAGAAATTGGCACAGCTTGGTAAAAGAATAGCTATGTTTGGTATAACTGCTGCTTTAATAGTATTTATAATTCAGGTGGTTAATTTTGTAAGAACAGGAAATGCTAATTTTACTACTATATCAGAGGCATTTATTACAAGCATAGTATTGATTGTAGCATCTGTTCCAGAGGGACTTCCTACAATAGTTGCAGTTTCACTTTCTATAAATATTATAAAAATGGCCAGACAAAATGCTTTAGTAAAAAAGATGGTAGCATGCGAGACTATAGGAAGTGTTAATGTTATTTGTTCTGACAAGACTGGTACTCTTACAGAAAATAAAATGACATTAAATAAACTATTTGCTAATGGTGAATATATAGAGCCTGAAAATATTAAAAATGAAAAGATTATAAAAAACTTTGCTATCAACTCTACAGCAGATGTAGATTATAAAGATAATCAGGCTAAGTTTTTGGGAAATCCCACAGAATGTGCATTACTTGTGGCAGCAAGCAAGTCCGGTTTTAATTATAAAGAGATAAGAGAAAAATCAAAAACTATATATGAATATCCTTTCTCATCAGATACAAAAAATATGACAACAGTTGCCAAGATAGATAATGAAACTATTGTATTTACAAAAGGAAGCCCGGAAAAAATAATGGCTATGTGTAGTATAGGAGAGGAAGAGAAAAAAGGTATTGAAAGTGCTATAGAAAAATTCCAAAATGAAGCCAAACGTGTAATAGCATTTGCTCATAAAATAGTTGATGATAATGTTGAAAATGTTAGAGAAAAACTTGAAAGCAATATGATATATGACGGATTTGTAGCAATATCAGACCCTGTTAGAAAAGAGGTTTATGATGCAGTTGAGCAATGCAGAAGTGCTGGCATAAACATAAAAATGCTTACAGGGGATAATATAGTTACTGCTACTGCAATAGCTAGAGAATTAAAAATACTTAATGAAAACAGCATAGTTCTTGAGGCAAAAGATATTGATGCTATGGACGATAATACATTAAAACAAAATTTAAGCAAAATATCAGTTATAGCAAGAAGCACTCCTACAGTAAAAATGCGTGTAGTTAATGCTATAAAAGAGATGGGAAATGTAGTTGCTGTTACAGGAGATGGTATTAATGATGCTCCAGCTATAAAAAATGCTGATGTTGGCGTAGCTATGGGTATAACAGGTACTGAAGTATCAAAAGAGGCTAGCGATATAGTTCTTCTTGATGATTCATTTGCTACTATTGTTAAAGCTGTTCAATGGGGACGCGGAATCTATGATAATTTTCAGAGATTTATACAGTTTCAGCTTACAGTTAATTTAGCTTCTGTAGTAGTTGTTCTTATTTCTACATTAACAGGTTTAAAATCTCCTTTTTCTGCTATACAGTTATTATGGATAAACATCATTATGGATGGACCTCCTGCTATAGCTTTGGGGCTTGAACCTATAAGAGATAATTTGATGAAGAGAATGCCTACAAAAAGAAATGCAAGCATAGTAACTAAAAAGATGATATTTAAAATAGTATTTTCAGCAGCAGTAATGATTACATTATTTATGCTTCAAAGCAAATTGAATATACTTAATGTTGCAGAGGCTGAGCAGTCTACAGTATTATTTGCTATGTTTGTAATGTTCCAGATATTTAATTCATTCAACAGCAGAGAATTAGGTTTTGACAGCGTATTTAAATATTTTTTGAATAATAAACTAATGCTTTTAAGTATGGGTATTACTTTTGTACTTCAAATACTAGCAACTCAGTATGCAGGAGCATTTTTCAATACAGTTCCTTTAAGCTTCAATACTTGGCTAAAAATTATAGGAATATCATTAGTTGTTATCATAGCTGCTGAAGTATTGAAGATATTTATAAGATTGTTTAAAAGATAA
- a CDS encoding tetratricopeptide repeat protein — translation MNYSIYILVFICVFVTLLLILKRFFFGSKKNKSSDIDKVNSFISEGKNDMALLKLKDILAKDKSGTKRAKIHAMIGDCYANMEEYSFAIVEYRHAIDDGYNTPETILSLARALDKIDRKEEALAQYLTLLKENDYKLIVDIEIGTIYYKNRQYDTAIKYFSDAIDIQPNNSEALKYKAFCFVNMGNYNEAISIMSNVYKKMPDDPILNYNLGRAYKGRDDYKTAIRYYSVSYKDKEYAVKSLYEMGLCYIKLENIESAIKTLEKAINYESYDKDLNLAILYTLSECYDIVGNINKSMEILEGIIVIDPNYRDANEKLNNYKDSRYSENIKKFFKLEGEDFINTALKITASIGLIPYTLKTTDKKYLIIFAKENSSPHSPKKIIYFRTSYSPIFNDELVHLYEYAVNANISNAVLITCAMVSPDAIRYAAMSRIDIVGIKRLENLLEKAVLTNLPVGVTRTEEKLNWVL, via the coding sequence ATGAACTATAGTATTTATATTTTAGTATTTATATGTGTATTTGTTACACTACTTCTCATATTAAAAAGATTTTTCTTTGGAAGTAAAAAAAATAAAAGTTCTGATATAGATAAAGTTAATTCATTTATTTCAGAAGGAAAAAATGATATGGCTTTACTTAAATTAAAAGATATTTTAGCCAAAGATAAATCCGGTACTAAAAGAGCGAAAATACATGCTATGATAGGAGATTGTTATGCTAATATGGAAGAGTATTCTTTTGCAATAGTAGAATACAGACATGCTATAGATGATGGGTACAATACTCCAGAAACTATTTTATCACTAGCAAGGGCTTTGGATAAAATAGACAGAAAAGAAGAGGCTTTAGCTCAGTATCTTACTTTATTAAAAGAAAATGATTATAAATTAATAGTTGATATAGAAATAGGCACTATATATTATAAAAACAGACAGTATGATACAGCTATAAAATATTTCTCTGATGCTATAGATATACAGCCTAATAATTCTGAAGCTTTAAAATATAAGGCTTTTTGTTTTGTAAATATGGGCAATTATAATGAAGCTATATCCATTATGAGTAATGTATATAAAAAAATGCCTGATGATCCAATACTAAACTATAATTTGGGAAGGGCATATAAAGGCAGAGATGATTATAAAACTGCTATTAGATATTATTCTGTATCTTATAAAGATAAAGAATATGCTGTAAAATCATTGTATGAAATGGGGCTTTGCTATATTAAGCTTGAAAATATAGAATCTGCTATAAAAACTTTAGAAAAAGCTATAAATTATGAAAGCTACGATAAAGACTTGAATTTGGCTATACTTTATACCTTATCAGAATGTTATGATATAGTAGGCAATATTAACAAATCTATGGAAATATTGGAAGGTATTATAGTAATAGATCCTAACTACAGAGATGCTAATGAAAAACTTAATAATTATAAAGATTCCAGATATAGTGAAAATATTAAAAAGTTTTTCAAATTGGAAGGCGAGGACTTTATCAATACAGCTTTAAAAATTACAGCAAGTATAGGACTTATACCTTATACATTAAAAACTACAGATAAAAAATATCTAATAATTTTTGCTAAAGAAAATAGCAGTCCTCATTCCCCTAAAAAAATAATATATTTCAGAACATCTTACAGCCCTATATTTAATGATGAGCTTGTACATTTGTATGAGTATGCTGTAAATGCTAATATTTCTAATGCTGTGCTTATAACTTGTGCTATGGTAAGCCCGGATGCTATAAGATATGCAGCTATGTCTAGGATAGATATAGTAGGAATAAAAAGGCTTGAAAATTTATTAGAAAAAGCTGTTCTTACTAATTTGCCTGTAGGAGTTACAAGAACTGAAGAGAAATTAAATTGGGTATTGTAA